One Janthinobacterium sp. TB1-E2 genomic region harbors:
- a CDS encoding nuclear transport factor 2 family protein encodes MNNTTYVQDYQAIVAVLNQYNAGGAQADSSIMRPAFSSEATIFGVDGEDKLTGGPIEGLFEIIDSAFRPSPQAKAAIARIDIVGTAASARVDTDDISGFRFTDFFNLLKVQGEWTIVSKIYHTHAGA; translated from the coding sequence ATGAACAACACCACTTATGTGCAGGATTACCAGGCCATCGTCGCCGTGCTGAATCAATACAATGCGGGCGGGGCTCAGGCCGACAGCAGCATCATGCGCCCGGCCTTCAGCAGCGAGGCCACCATTTTCGGCGTCGACGGCGAAGACAAGCTGACGGGCGGGCCCATCGAAGGCCTGTTCGAAATCATCGACAGCGCGTTCCGGCCATCGCCGCAGGCAAAGGCGGCCATCGCGCGGATCGATATCGTGGGCACGGCGGCCAGCGCGCGCGTCGACACGGACGATATTTCGGGCTTCCGCTTCACCGATTTTTTCAATCTGCTCAAGGTGCAGGGCGAGTGGACCATCGTCAGCAAGATCTATCACACGCACGCGGGCGCCTGA
- a CDS encoding HDOD domain-containing protein yields MASAETETLAFPTSINTALLLQKELANPDCHSADISRLLLCEPTLSARAVALANSALFAPGQAPAITSVRGAVERLGHRNLYALATAAVIRQLNAGIRDEALRARATQLWAHTVHVAALAHGLAGAVTRTDADTALFAGIVHEVAGFYLLAQADKTPGLYAHLETQMASALEVIGRALMRQLGVPQAVADAVNTLPGSTIMLPPEGLRDTLLLAKALAPVPSPLPQAGITVSAPLQAYLDNDPVLQALRTQPSAEAKALIEVLLS; encoded by the coding sequence TTGGCCAGCGCCGAAACGGAAACCCTGGCCTTCCCCACCAGCATCAATACGGCCCTGCTCCTGCAAAAGGAACTGGCCAACCCCGATTGCCACTCGGCCGACATCAGCCGGCTGCTGCTGTGCGAACCGACCTTGTCGGCGCGCGCCGTGGCGCTGGCCAATTCGGCCCTGTTTGCGCCCGGCCAGGCGCCCGCCATCACCAGCGTGCGCGGCGCCGTCGAGCGGCTGGGCCACCGCAACCTGTATGCGCTGGCGACGGCGGCCGTCATCCGCCAGCTGAACGCGGGCATCCGCGACGAAGCCTTGCGCGCCCGCGCCACCCAGCTGTGGGCGCACACCGTGCACGTGGCGGCGCTGGCGCATGGATTGGCGGGCGCCGTCACGCGAACGGATGCCGATACGGCGCTGTTCGCCGGCATCGTGCATGAAGTGGCCGGCTTTTATCTGCTGGCCCAGGCCGACAAGACCCCGGGCCTGTACGCCCACCTGGAAACGCAGATGGCGTCCGCCCTGGAAGTGATCGGCCGCGCGCTGATGCGCCAGCTGGGCGTGCCGCAGGCGGTGGCCGATGCCGTCAATACCTTGCCCGGTTCGACCATCATGCTGCCGCCCGAAGGCTTGCGCGACACCCTGCTGCTGGCCAAGGCGCTGGCGCCCGTGCCCTCGCCGCTGCCGCAGGCCGGCATCACCGTCAGCGCGCCGCTGCAAGCCTACCTGGACAATGATCCCGTGCTGCAGGCGCTGCGCACGCAGCCGTCGGCCGAAGCGAAGGCCCTGATCGAGGTGCTGCTCAGCTGA
- a CDS encoding NAD-dependent dehydratase — protein MKLILIGATGLVGREVLRLALSDTRVTAIVAPVRKPLPAQPKLHAPLVDFDRLPADAPWWQADAVICTLGTTMKVAGTRQAFRRVDHDYPLAAARLALAAGTRTYALNSAAGANAASHFFYNRVKGDLERDLETLGFASLTHVRPGLIGGERDVARAGEGAALGILRVLGPVLPRRWRINPAPRIASALLEAALAGTPGVHVVGPEQLA, from the coding sequence ATGAAACTGATACTGATAGGCGCCACGGGCCTGGTGGGCCGCGAAGTGCTGCGCCTGGCGCTGAGTGACACGCGCGTCACGGCCATCGTCGCGCCCGTGCGCAAGCCCTTGCCGGCGCAGCCCAAATTGCACGCGCCCCTTGTCGACTTCGACCGCTTGCCGGCGGACGCGCCTTGGTGGCAGGCGGACGCCGTCATCTGCACCCTGGGCACGACCATGAAGGTGGCGGGCACGCGGCAGGCGTTTCGCAGAGTCGACCATGACTATCCGCTGGCCGCGGCGCGGCTGGCGCTGGCGGCCGGCACGCGCACGTATGCGCTCAATTCCGCCGCCGGCGCCAACGCGGCTTCGCACTTTTTCTACAACCGCGTCAAGGGAGACTTGGAACGCGACCTCGAAACGCTGGGCTTTGCGTCGCTGACGCACGTGCGGCCGGGACTGATCGGCGGCGAACGCGACGTGGCGCGGGCGGGCGAGGGCGCTGCCTTGGGCATCTTGCGCGTGCTCGGTCCCGTGCTGCCGCGCCGCTGGCGCATCAATCCCGCGCCGCGTATCGCCAGCGCCTTGCTGGAAGCGGCGCTGGCCGGCACGCCGGGCGTGCACGTCGTCGGCCCGGAACAGCTGGCTTGA
- a CDS encoding LysR substrate-binding domain-containing protein — protein MRRSPSCSRPSPDCCRPTLGGLFAWEFVKDGQELKVRMEGQMIYNNMAMQLHSALDGLGVACMAEDVVLPYVPNGRLVRVLDDLSQRNR, from the coding sequence ATGCGGCGCTCACCGTCCTGCAGCCGGCCATCGCCAGACTGCTGCCGGCCTACCCTGGGCGGCCTGTTTGCCTGGGAATTTGTCAAAGATGGGCAGGAACTGAAAGTACGCATGGAAGGGCAAATGATCTACAACAACATGGCCATGCAGCTCCATTCGGCGCTCGATGGCCTGGGCGTGGCTTGCATGGCCGAAGACGTCGTGCTGCCCTATGTGCCCAATGGCAGGCTGGTGCGAGTGCTAGATGATTTGAGCCAGCGCAATCGTTGA
- a CDS encoding acyl-CoA dehydrogenase: MPHAAIATLSERDAHRIARHAQAADAARFLHPVQQALLHRRGWLTMLAPRSAGGAELPLPQVVRLEEAVAAVDGSMGWVLTLCAGAGWFAGFLAPGMAQSIIGTPRVCLGGSGAATGYAEEEGDGYRITGSWDYASGAPMATHFTLNALLRRDGQPLLDGEGKQRIRAFLVPAALVRLVPSWNSVGMRASASHSYRIDGQWLGKDHGFTISPDTATAGGPLYRYPFYSLAYVTLAANVAGMAAHFMQLAEECMRHRRHVRAGLPLLDVPEVAAMLQAKKDASTTARARFYAVLDDSWAQVADGAALNAEGMQAVQERSLELVAVCRAAVDGLYPYCGLYAAREDSTINRVWRDFHTASQHSLLLP; the protein is encoded by the coding sequence ATGCCGCACGCTGCCATTGCCACCCTTTCCGAACGCGACGCGCACCGCATCGCCCGCCACGCCCAGGCGGCCGATGCGGCCCGCTTCCTGCATCCGGTGCAGCAAGCCTTGCTGCACCGGCGCGGCTGGCTGACGATGCTGGCGCCGCGCAGCGCGGGCGGCGCCGAACTGCCCTTGCCGCAAGTGGTGCGTCTGGAAGAAGCCGTGGCCGCCGTCGATGGCAGCATGGGCTGGGTGCTGACCCTGTGCGCAGGCGCGGGCTGGTTTGCGGGCTTTCTAGCGCCCGGCATGGCGCAGTCCATCATCGGCACGCCGCGCGTCTGCCTGGGCGGCAGCGGCGCGGCCACCGGCTACGCGGAGGAAGAAGGCGACGGCTACCGCATCACGGGCAGCTGGGACTACGCCAGCGGCGCACCGATGGCGACCCACTTCACCCTGAACGCCCTGCTGCGGCGCGATGGCCAGCCCCTGCTCGATGGCGAAGGAAAGCAGCGCATCCGCGCCTTCCTCGTCCCCGCCGCGCTGGTGCGGCTGGTGCCCTCATGGAACAGCGTCGGCATGCGCGCCAGCGCCTCGCACAGCTACCGGATCGACGGCCAGTGGCTCGGCAAGGATCATGGCTTCACGATCAGTCCCGACACCGCGACGGCCGGCGGCCCCCTGTACCGCTATCCGTTCTACTCGCTGGCCTACGTGACCCTGGCCGCCAACGTGGCCGGCATGGCCGCGCATTTCATGCAATTGGCCGAGGAATGCATGCGCCACCGCCGCCATGTGCGCGCCGGCTTGCCCCTGCTGGACGTACCGGAAGTGGCCGCCATGCTGCAAGCCAAGAAAGATGCTAGCACGACCGCCCGCGCCCGCTTTTACGCCGTGCTGGACGACAGCTGGGCCCAGGTGGCGGACGGCGCGGCGCTCAACGCGGAAGGCATGCAAGCCGTGCAGGAACGTTCGCTGGAGCTGGTCGCCGTGTGCCGCGCCGCCGTCGATGGCCTGTATCCATACTGCGGCCTGTACGCGGCCCGCGAAGACAGCACCATCAACCGGGTCTGGCGCGATTTCCACACGGCCAGCCAGCATTCACTGCTGCTGCCCTGA
- a CDS encoding TetR/AcrR family transcriptional regulator: protein MSKKSSADMRQHLIDIAKALMAEKGYTAVGLAELVAAAGVPKGSFYYYFKSKEEFGQALLDDYFTTYLQTVDALLDGPGTARERLLAYFDYWSATQAGSAPEGKCLVVKLGAEVCDLSVDMGAVLQHGTGAILDRLTQCVEAGYLDGSVAATTPARVLAESLYQLWLGASLMVKVARNGGPFDAAMSTTQRLLA, encoded by the coding sequence ATGAGCAAAAAATCCTCCGCTGACATGCGCCAGCACCTGATCGACATCGCCAAGGCCCTGATGGCCGAGAAGGGCTATACGGCCGTGGGCCTGGCCGAACTGGTGGCGGCGGCCGGCGTGCCGAAAGGCTCGTTCTACTATTACTTCAAGTCGAAGGAAGAGTTTGGCCAAGCCTTGCTCGACGATTACTTCACCACCTATCTGCAGACGGTCGACGCCTTGCTGGACGGCCCGGGCACCGCTCGCGAGCGCCTGCTCGCGTATTTTGACTACTGGAGCGCGACGCAGGCCGGCAGCGCCCCGGAAGGCAAATGCCTGGTGGTCAAGCTGGGCGCCGAAGTGTGCGACCTGTCCGTGGACATGGGCGCCGTGCTGCAGCACGGTACGGGCGCCATCCTGGACCGCCTGACGCAGTGCGTGGAAGCGGGCTACCTCGACGGTTCCGTGGCGGCGACGACGCCGGCCCGCGTGCTGGCCGAATCGCTGTACCAGCTGTGGCTGGGCGCTTCCCTGATGGTCAAGGTGGCCAGGAACGGCGGGCCGTTCGACGCGGCCATGTCCACCACGCAACGGCTGCTGGCGTAG
- the gstA gene encoding glutathione transferase GstA, which yields MKLFYSPGACSLAPHIILRETGTPFTLVKVDLGQHKTPEGGSYYELNPKGQVPLLALDDGRTLSEGPVIAQYIAEQAGKHDLLPPVGDFARYKVMEWQNYITSELHKSFSPLFDSRIDAATKALFIEELGKKYAWINSRLEGQAYLTGDTMTVADPYLFAVTGWAPQLGVDLSQLANVQAFLGRMTERDSVKAALEAEGLAKAA from the coding sequence ATGAAACTCTTTTACTCGCCGGGCGCCTGCTCGCTGGCACCGCACATCATCCTGCGCGAAACGGGCACGCCGTTCACACTCGTCAAGGTCGACCTGGGCCAGCACAAGACGCCGGAAGGCGGCAGTTACTATGAGCTCAACCCGAAAGGCCAGGTACCGCTGCTGGCGCTCGACGATGGCAGGACCTTGAGCGAAGGCCCCGTCATCGCCCAGTACATCGCCGAGCAGGCCGGCAAGCACGACCTGCTGCCGCCCGTGGGCGACTTTGCCCGCTACAAGGTGATGGAATGGCAGAATTACATCACGTCTGAGCTGCACAAATCGTTCAGCCCCCTGTTCGATTCGCGCATCGACGCCGCCACCAAGGCCCTGTTCATCGAGGAACTGGGCAAGAAATATGCGTGGATCAACAGCCGCCTGGAAGGCCAGGCCTACCTGACCGGCGACACCATGACCGTGGCCGATCCCTACCTGTTCGCCGTGACGGGCTGGGCGCCGCAGCTGGGCGTGGACCTGTCGCAACTGGCCAATGTGCAGGCATTCCTGGGCCGCATGACCGAGCGCGACAGCGTCAAGGCGGCACTGGAAGCGGAAGGACTGGCCAAGGCCGCCTGA
- a CDS encoding DUF2145 domain-containing protein, whose product MIRFLPRRPALLLGVCAIFSAGAAQAGTSLASSRFCDRAQELTATEQDRLLRFAAVVREELAASEGSVALISRSGLDLARFGIRYSHAALAWRHDNDSGWSARQLYYACDEGRPRIFDQGTAGFAMGTENPSLGYISLVKLPAETVPPLRRALLDPVRVQQLLAGRYSANAYAYSLKYQNCNQWVVEMLAAAWGELDAGGDLRARAQDWLRAAPYAPAPVDVGARWLMLGSIFVPLVHMDDHPPEAIGTMQLAVSLPASLEAFARQRLPASERVEICHDGKQVVVHRGWDAIADGCVPGANDRVIALDDTPHDSP is encoded by the coding sequence TTGATTCGTTTTCTCCCGCGCCGCCCGGCACTGCTGCTGGGCGTTTGCGCCATCTTCAGCGCCGGCGCGGCGCAGGCGGGCACCTCGCTCGCCTCGTCGCGCTTTTGCGACCGCGCGCAAGAACTCACGGCCACGGAACAGGACCGGCTGCTGCGCTTTGCCGCCGTCGTGCGCGAAGAACTGGCCGCCAGCGAAGGCAGCGTGGCCCTGATCAGCCGCTCGGGCCTGGACCTGGCCCGCTTCGGCATCCGCTATTCGCACGCGGCACTGGCCTGGCGCCACGACAACGACAGCGGCTGGTCCGCGCGCCAGCTGTACTACGCCTGCGACGAAGGCCGCCCGCGCATCTTCGACCAGGGCACGGCCGGTTTCGCCATGGGCACGGAAAATCCATCGCTCGGCTACATCTCGCTCGTGAAACTGCCAGCCGAAACCGTGCCGCCCCTGCGCCGCGCCCTGCTCGATCCCGTGCGCGTGCAGCAGTTGCTGGCGGGCCGCTACAGCGCCAATGCGTATGCCTACAGCCTGAAATACCAGAATTGCAATCAGTGGGTGGTGGAAATGCTGGCCGCCGCCTGGGGCGAACTGGACGCGGGCGGCGACTTGCGCGCCCGTGCCCAGGACTGGCTGCGCGCCGCGCCGTATGCGCCCGCCCCCGTCGACGTGGGTGCGCGCTGGCTGATGCTCGGTTCCATCTTCGTGCCCCTCGTGCACATGGACGATCACCCGCCGGAAGCCATCGGCACGATGCAGCTGGCAGTGAGCCTGCCGGCCAGCCTGGAAGCGTTCGCGCGCCAGCGCCTGCCGGCAAGCGAACGCGTGGAAATCTGCCACGACGGCAAGCAGGTCGTGGTGCACCGGGGCTGGGATGCGATCGCCGACGGCTGCGTGCCCGGCGCGAACGACAGGGTCATCGCCCTCGACGATACGCCGCACGACAGTCCCTGA
- a CDS encoding glycosyltransferase produces the protein MLPRAEALAGQAVAMPLVIVASSGTGGDIQPFIALAQGLQQRGRRVLLLVPGWQEAAAQASRLPYHTFGSAAEGQAMLGDPGLWDERKGWGLVWRGLVPHLGAVRDVVQGLPDAEDCVVLCHPFLVPMAALARSARPGLRIVAAYLAPSNLCSSHDFLAAGSLRVPAWVPLAWRQALWRLINRSMVDPVLLPGLNGARAQHGLPPEAHFFAHMLTAPDASLGLFSAWFAAPQADWPPHFVQTGFMGAAMHGAAALPPALERFLDEGEAPIVFTPGTGHQHAQRYFSVALEVLRRLERRGLFLTPHAAQVPQDLPASVMWQAHVPFAALLPRVAAVVHHGGIGTSADAFRAGIPQLIVPFAYDQFDNGWRVKRLGVGDVLLARRLSAGRMQRQLARLLAAPGVQLACGEMARRMGQGLEPSRLLDQVEAALAAA, from the coding sequence ATGCTGCCCCGGGCTGAAGCGCTGGCCGGCCAGGCCGTCGCCATGCCGCTCGTCATCGTCGCCAGCAGCGGCACGGGCGGCGACATCCAACCGTTTATCGCGCTGGCGCAGGGCTTGCAGCAGCGGGGCCGGCGCGTGCTGCTGCTCGTGCCGGGCTGGCAGGAAGCGGCAGCGCAGGCGTCAAGGCTGCCGTATCACACCTTTGGCAGTGCGGCAGAGGGCCAGGCCATGCTGGGCGACCCGGGCCTGTGGGATGAACGCAAGGGCTGGGGCTTGGTGTGGCGCGGCCTCGTGCCGCACCTGGGCGCCGTGCGCGACGTCGTGCAAGGCTTGCCGGATGCTGAAGATTGCGTGGTGCTGTGCCACCCCTTCCTCGTGCCGATGGCCGCCCTGGCACGCTCGGCACGCCCGGGCCTGCGCATCGTCGCGGCGTATCTGGCGCCATCGAATTTGTGCAGCAGCCATGATTTCCTGGCGGCCGGCTCGCTGCGCGTTCCCGCCTGGGTGCCGCTGGCCTGGCGCCAGGCCCTGTGGCGGCTGATCAACCGCAGCATGGTCGACCCGGTGCTGCTGCCTGGCCTGAACGGGGCGCGCGCGCAGCACGGACTGCCGCCCGAAGCGCATTTTTTTGCGCACATGCTGACCGCGCCGGATGCCTCGCTGGGACTGTTTTCAGCGTGGTTCGCCGCCCCGCAGGCGGACTGGCCGCCGCATTTTGTGCAAACCGGTTTCATGGGCGCCGCCATGCATGGCGCTGCGGCGCTGCCGCCAGCGCTCGAGCGTTTTCTGGACGAGGGCGAAGCGCCCATCGTGTTCACACCGGGTACCGGCCACCAGCACGCGCAGCGTTATTTCAGCGTCGCCCTGGAAGTGTTGCGGCGGCTGGAACGGCGCGGCTTGTTCCTCACGCCGCATGCGGCGCAAGTGCCGCAGGATTTGCCGGCCAGCGTCATGTGGCAAGCGCACGTGCCGTTTGCGGCCCTGTTGCCGCGCGTGGCGGCCGTGGTGCACCATGGCGGCATCGGCACCAGCGCGGATGCTTTCCGTGCGGGCATTCCGCAACTGATCGTGCCGTTCGCATACGACCAGTTCGATAACGGCTGGAGGGTCAAACGGCTCGGCGTGGGGGATGTCTTGCTGGCCAGGCGTCTGTCGGCGGGACGCATGCAGCGGCAGCTGGCGCGCCTGCTCGCCGCGCCCGGGGTCCAGCTGGCGTGTGGCGAGATGGCTCGCAGGATGGGGCAGGGGCTGGAACCATCGCGCCTGCTTGACCAGGTCGAAGCGGCGCTGGCCGCAGCTTAG
- a CDS encoding FAD-dependent monooxygenase, with protein MNPASIHTPVLIIGGSLVGLSASLFLAWRGVPHILVEKHHGSAAHPRATGFTEHTLEFFRTAGIAERIPQVPPGATVRRARVESLAGQHYEELPWTPGQPEERDGKASPMAGAAIAQDLLEPILREAARARGADLRTGVELLSVQQDAQRVTAQLRQRDTGACYAVTADYLIAADGAASPIREQLGIARQGAGALRVLRSVLFRCAEADAFLERGIRQFDIDQPGFKGFLGTYSDGRWFLMFEEQSESTDAQLRALVRQALGKDMAFELITTGRWELAGLIADRFSEGRIFLAGDSAHQLPPTRGGYGANTGIDDVYNLAWKLQRVVRQQSRPALLDTYTDERRPVAWLRHQQTFARPDYAKWVGDGYQNEPLYGNLAMELGQLTRSSAILGADAALPPAAHPRDWAGQPGTRAPHVWVRHRGNSVSSIDLLTEDFVLLTADPRWSAAAAHLSLKTLLAGADVVFPADQAFVDTFGTGDDGAVIVRPDGIIAWRSAPAAIPDAMLLRAVMEKIALPHG; from the coding sequence ATGAACCCAGCTTCAATCCACACCCCTGTACTCATCATCGGCGGCAGTCTCGTCGGACTTTCAGCCTCGCTCTTCCTCGCATGGCGGGGCGTGCCGCATATCCTCGTTGAAAAACACCACGGCAGCGCCGCGCATCCCCGCGCCACGGGCTTTACGGAACATACATTGGAATTTTTCCGCACCGCCGGCATCGCCGAGCGCATCCCCCAGGTGCCGCCCGGCGCCACCGTGCGCCGCGCCCGCGTGGAAAGCCTGGCGGGTCAGCACTACGAGGAATTGCCGTGGACACCAGGCCAGCCGGAGGAGCGCGACGGCAAGGCCTCGCCCATGGCCGGTGCCGCCATCGCCCAGGACTTGCTGGAACCGATACTGCGCGAGGCCGCGCGCGCACGCGGCGCCGACCTGCGCACGGGCGTGGAACTGCTGTCCGTGCAGCAGGATGCGCAGCGCGTCACGGCCCAGCTGCGCCAGCGCGACACGGGCGCATGCTATGCCGTCACGGCCGATTACCTGATCGCCGCCGATGGCGCGGCCAGCCCCATCCGCGAACAGCTGGGCATCGCGCGCCAGGGTGCCGGTGCCCTGCGCGTGCTGCGCAGCGTGCTGTTCCGCTGCGCGGAGGCGGACGCCTTTCTGGAACGGGGCATTCGCCAGTTCGACATCGACCAGCCAGGCTTCAAGGGTTTCCTGGGCACGTATTCGGATGGGCGCTGGTTCCTCATGTTTGAAGAGCAAAGCGAGAGCACCGACGCGCAATTGCGGGCGCTGGTCCGCCAGGCCCTGGGCAAGGACATGGCCTTCGAGCTGATCACCACAGGGCGCTGGGAGCTGGCCGGCCTGATCGCGGACAGGTTCAGCGAGGGGCGCATTTTCCTGGCCGGCGATTCTGCCCATCAATTGCCGCCCACGCGCGGCGGCTACGGCGCCAACACGGGCATCGACGACGTCTACAACCTAGCATGGAAGCTGCAAAGGGTGGTGCGGCAACAATCGCGCCCTGCCCTGCTCGACACCTATACGGACGAGCGCCGGCCCGTCGCCTGGCTGCGGCACCAGCAAACCTTCGCCCGCCCGGACTACGCGAAATGGGTCGGCGACGGCTACCAGAACGAACCCTTGTATGGCAACCTGGCGATGGAACTGGGCCAGCTGACACGCTCCAGCGCCATCCTTGGCGCGGACGCGGCACTGCCGCCGGCCGCCCATCCGCGCGACTGGGCCGGCCAGCCAGGCACGCGTGCGCCCCACGTATGGGTACGGCATCGTGGCAACAGCGTCTCCAGCATCGACCTGTTGACCGAGGATTTCGTGCTGCTGACAGCCGATCCGCGCTGGTCCGCCGCCGCCGCGCACCTATCGTTGAAGACCTTGCTGGCCGGCGCCGACGTGGTTTTCCCCGCCGATCAGGCCTTCGTCGACACTTTCGGCACAGGCGATGACGGCGCCGTGATCGTCCGGCCGGACGGCATCATCGCCTGGCGCTCGGCCCCGGCGGCAATACCGGATGCCATGCTGCTGCGCGCGGTGATGGAAAAAATCGCCTTGCCGCACGGCTGA
- a CDS encoding PAAR domain-containing protein gives MPEIIRLGDPTSHGGKVLEGSVTDLCHGKPIAYMGHKVMCPRCKGSYPIIEGVNTTTLYGRGVAVAGMKTACGATLIATQFTDTVDWSSGASGAPNAAENAVATMAAGILINQAVSGVKELYDEQPVFAERLAHGVPYLIVLPDGQRLSGQVDVDGKMQRVVTDGIAEYEVFWGDEALARIEGGPA, from the coding sequence ATGCCAGAGATAATTCGATTAGGTGATCCCACTAGCCACGGCGGCAAAGTGCTTGAAGGTTCGGTAACTGATCTTTGCCATGGCAAACCGATTGCATATATGGGGCACAAGGTCATGTGTCCCCGGTGCAAGGGGAGTTACCCGATTATCGAGGGAGTCAATACAACGACGTTGTATGGCCGAGGGGTGGCCGTTGCCGGCATGAAGACCGCGTGCGGTGCGACACTGATCGCAACCCAGTTTACGGATACGGTTGACTGGAGTAGCGGGGCATCCGGTGCACCGAACGCAGCAGAGAATGCAGTTGCAACCATGGCAGCGGGTATTCTCATCAATCAAGCTGTGAGTGGGGTAAAGGAGCTATACGATGAGCAACCTGTGTTCGCCGAACGCCTGGCCCATGGTGTGCCTTACCTGATTGTATTGCCGGACGGCCAGCGCCTTTCTGGTCAGGTCGATGTGGATGGCAAGATGCAGCGGGTAGTTACGGATGGAATTGCCGAGTATGAGGTTTTTTGGGGTGATGAGGCACTGGCCCGTATCGAAGGGGGACCCGCGTGA
- a CDS encoding flavin reductase family protein: MLLSLNERDHLAAVPLEKAYRLLNHGPSILVSARHDGIENVMAAAWACALDFAPPKLTVVLDKATRTRALVEGSGTFVIQVPTAAQLQLTHAVGTHSLDAQPDKLARAGVRLFHMDGFDLPFVAGCSAWLACRLIPEPHNQTAYDLFIGEVVGAWADTRVFRDGHWHFEDADPSWRSLHYIAGGRFYAIGQALDAAPG, from the coding sequence ATGCTGCTGTCGCTAAATGAACGGGACCACCTCGCCGCCGTGCCGCTGGAAAAAGCGTATCGACTGCTCAATCACGGCCCGTCCATCCTCGTCTCGGCCCGCCATGACGGCATCGAGAATGTGATGGCCGCCGCCTGGGCCTGCGCCCTCGATTTCGCGCCGCCAAAACTGACCGTGGTGCTGGACAAGGCAACGCGCACGCGCGCGCTGGTCGAAGGCAGCGGCACGTTCGTCATCCAGGTGCCGACGGCGGCGCAGCTGCAGCTGACTCACGCCGTCGGCACGCACAGCCTCGATGCGCAGCCCGACAAACTGGCGCGCGCTGGCGTGCGGCTGTTTCACATGGACGGCTTTGATTTGCCGTTCGTGGCCGGATGTTCGGCCTGGCTGGCCTGCCGTTTGATCCCCGAGCCGCACAACCAGACCGCATATGACCTGTTCATCGGCGAAGTGGTGGGCGCCTGGGCCGACACGCGCGTGTTCCGTGACGGGCACTGGCATTTCGAAGACGCCGATCCATCCTGGCGCAGCCTGCACTACATCGCCGGCGGGCGCTTCTATGCGATCGGCCAGGCGCTCGATGCTGCCCCGGGCTGA
- a CDS encoding alkene reductase, with the protein MTEQHESDLFSPVDLGALALANRIVMAPLTRSRMGDDGVPNALHAEYYAQRASAGLIISEATNISPQARGYALTPGIWSDEQVAGWKLVTDAVHAAGGKIVCQLWHVGRFSHTSLQPGGAAPVAPSAIRAEGSTYTASGMQPVSMPRALETWEIAGIVAQYAHAAACALRAGFDGVEVHSANSYLLDQFLRDSTNRRTDAYGGSIDNRARLTLEVTDAVVNIWGASRVGIRLSPVTPDAGNTPVDSDVMATYGYVIGQLNRHGLAYLHFVEGATATSRDVPDGVDLDALRALFDGPYIGNNHYDLQLALARRAEGKVDAVAFGRPFIANPDLVARLRHGVALAVAPRAAYYGGGAVGYTDWPASQS; encoded by the coding sequence ATGACCGAACAGCATGAAAGCGATCTATTTTCTCCAGTCGACCTGGGCGCGCTGGCGCTGGCCAACCGCATCGTCATGGCGCCGCTCACGCGCAGCCGCATGGGCGACGATGGCGTGCCGAACGCCTTGCACGCCGAGTACTACGCCCAGCGCGCCAGCGCCGGCCTGATCATCAGCGAGGCGACGAATATTTCGCCCCAGGCGCGCGGCTATGCCCTGACACCGGGCATCTGGTCGGACGAGCAGGTGGCTGGCTGGAAGCTGGTCACGGATGCCGTGCATGCGGCCGGCGGCAAGATCGTCTGCCAGCTGTGGCATGTGGGGCGGTTTTCGCATACGAGCTTGCAGCCCGGCGGCGCCGCGCCCGTCGCGCCGTCCGCCATCCGCGCCGAGGGCAGCACTTACACGGCGAGCGGCATGCAGCCCGTGTCGATGCCGCGCGCGCTGGAAACGTGGGAAATCGCCGGCATCGTTGCCCAGTATGCGCATGCGGCCGCATGCGCGCTGCGCGCCGGTTTCGACGGCGTCGAGGTGCATTCGGCCAATAGCTACCTGCTCGACCAGTTCCTGCGCGATTCGACCAACCGGCGCACGGACGCTTATGGCGGCAGCATCGACAACCGCGCGCGCCTGACCCTGGAAGTGACGGATGCCGTGGTGAATATCTGGGGCGCATCGAGGGTAGGCATCCGTTTGTCGCCCGTCACGCCCGACGCGGGCAACACGCCCGTCGACAGCGACGTGATGGCCACCTATGGCTATGTGATCGGACAGTTGAACCGCCACGGACTGGCCTATCTGCACTTCGTCGAGGGCGCCACGGCCACCTCGCGCGACGTGCCCGATGGCGTCGACCTCGACGCGTTGCGGGCGCTGTTCGATGGCCCCTACATCGGCAACAACCATTACGACCTGCAGCTGGCGCTGGCGCGCCGCGCCGAAGGCAAGGTCGATGCGGTGGCCTTCGGCCGTCCCTTCATCGCCAACCCGGACCTCGTGGCGCGCCTGCGCCATGGCGTGGCGCTGGCCGTGGCGCCGCGCGCGGCGTATTACGGGGGCGGCGCCGTCGGCTACACCGACTGGCCGGCCAGCCAGTCCTGA